One Etheostoma cragini isolate CJK2018 chromosome 6, CSU_Ecrag_1.0, whole genome shotgun sequence DNA window includes the following coding sequences:
- the LOC117946929 gene encoding myelin-associated glycoprotein-like: MDTKRMIFCLHLAAVISPVFTEDWRANVVKNLDALVTSCVVVPCSFSHPKENLPSSRLRGIWHFSTDKSKRIYYQDITQVLENFRGRTRLLGHLGQDNCTLEITDIKDHDNGPFCFRIELARTETDTSTVDKFSFVESCVTLRMLPDPPKPTLSHPKTAIQDRPYIITCSVTHTCPTHVPKLTWSRGTGDEIIEVHKDTGFGYWEAQSILTIVPDEKDDHSEVTCTAQFNGQKTSSTSLTLNVKRTENCNHIIIPTVVVIGTAVIFAVFCVFMVKRYKGRI; the protein is encoded by the exons ATGGACACAAAGAGAATGATATTCTGTCTGCATTTGGCAG CTGTTATCAGCCCTGTGTTTACTGAAGATTGGAGGGCCAATGTTGTAAAAAACCTTGACGCCCTGGTCACATCCTGTGTTGTGGTACCCTGTTCATTCAGCCATCCTAAAGAGAACCTGCCCTCCTCCAGACTCAGAGGGATCTGGCATTTTTCAACTGACAAAAGCAAACGCATCTATTACCAGGATATCACACAGGTCTTGGAAAACTTCAGGGGCCGCACAAGGTTGTTGGGACATCTGGGTCAGGACAACTGCACTTTAGAAATTACTGACATTAAAGATCATGACAACGGCCCTTTCTGTTTCCGGATCGAACTAGCACGAACGGAGACTGATACATCCACCGTTGACAAGTTCTCCTTTGTGGAGAGTTGTGTCACACTCAGAATGCTCC cTGATCCTCCGAAACCTACACTGAGTCACCCAAAGACGGCCATTCAAGATCGTCCCTACATTATCACCTGTTCAGTCACCCATACCTGCCCGACCCATGTGCCTAAACTCACATGGAGTAGAGGCACGGGAGATGAGATAATAGAGGTCCACAAGGACACTGGTTTTGGCTACTGGGAGGCCCAGTCCATCCTGACCATCGTTCCTGATGAGAAGGATGATCACAGTGAGGTCACCTGTACAGCACAATTTAATGGACAGAAGACATCATCTACATCATTGACACTCAATGTAAAAC GTACAGAAAACTGTAACCACATCATCATTCCCACGGTGGTAGTGATTGGTACAGCTGTGATCTTTGCAGTCTTCTGCGTTTTCATGGTGAAAAGATACAA